A stretch of DNA from Deltaproteobacteria bacterium:
ATTCAAAAATGGCCCAGGTGATCGACGGCGTGTTCGCTTATGTGGCGCGTTGAAAGGCAGGTTTTTGAACAGCTGCCGTGCAGGAACCTACGGCGGGTGTTAAATGAACTTGCCGGTTAATGTTTCAGAAACCCGTAGGGTGTGCTGAGTTCGCGAAGCCCATCGCAATGTGAGATTTGCCGACGATGCGGTTCCCGTTGGTCACCGCATCCGACAATCATGAGCGGGTTATTTTCGAATGAGAGTGGACCGGGTTATTGTAAGGGCGAAAAATTTTTCGCCCTTACCTCGGTCTCGGAATAATGGCCACGTTTGTGATGTCGTGAATCGATTCCGATAGATCGCTTACAGTTTTAGTAGCCGCTTGGCGTTGCCTTCCAACATCAGCATCTTGTCGGCTTCGGGAATATCGAGCTGTTCGACTTTCTTCGCCGCGTCCCAATCGCCGAGATCGTACGGATAATCCGTTCCCACCATGATGTGGTCGATGCCGCCCAGGCCGATCAAGTATTTGATCGTGTCGAGGCGGTAGATCATGTTGTCGTAATAAATATTTTTCAAATAGGAGCTCGGCGCCATTTGCGCCTTGGCGGCGCGCGGTCCGGCGCGCACTGCCCAGCCTTGGTCGAAGCGGCCGAGATGGTAGGGAAAGAAGCCGCCGCCGTGCAGGATGCACAGTTTCAAATTCGGAAAACGATCGAACACGCCGCTGTAAGTCATGAAGCCGAAGCACAGCGCGCTGTCGGCGGGATTGCCGCAGATCAACTTCAGTCCGAAGGGATTCATCTTATCGGCGCCGGCGACATCTTCGGGATGCATGACCACGAGCACGTCGAGTTCCTCGGCCTTGGCCCAGAACGGGTCGTATTCCTGGGTGCCGTAATAATTGCCGTTGACGTTGGTGCCGATGTAGCCGCCGCGAAAATACAAATCGCGCACGGCGTGCTCCAACACTTTCGCCGCCCGCGCCGGATCTTGCAGCGGCACAGAGGCCATGCCGACGAAACGGTTGGGATATTTTTTGATCAGCTCATGGATGCCGTCGTTGTAAACGTTGGACCAGTTTTCACCTTGTTCGCCGCTGAGGCGGTAGCCGAGCGTCGCGGTGTGGGCTTCCAGCGCAGCCATGGCGAGTTTGGATTCATCCATCATTTTCAAGCGCTCGGCGATCGCCGGCAATTCGGGATGGAGTTGAAACGGTGGGCCGCCAGCGAATGACAGCGAGCGGTTGCCGTCTTTCTCGATCAGTTCGACGCCGAGATGCTTGCCGCGTTTCTTGGCTTCTTCGAGGAGCATTTCCGGCACGTAGTGATGATGGATGTCGATGGCGCAGGATTTAAGGGTGGTCAT
This window harbors:
- a CDS encoding amidohydrolase, which codes for MTTLKSCAIDIHHHYVPEMLLEEAKKRGKHLGVELIEKDGNRSLSFAGGPPFQLHPELPAIAERLKMMDESKLAMAALEAHTATLGYRLSGEQGENWSNVYNDGIHELIKKYPNRFVGMASVPLQDPARAAKVLEHAVRDLYFRGGYIGTNVNGNYYGTQEYDPFWAKAEELDVLVVMHPEDVAGADKMNPFGLKLICGNPADSALCFGFMTYSGVFDRFPNLKLCILHGGGFFPYHLGRFDQGWAVRAGPRAAKAQMAPSSYLKNIYYDNMIYRLDTIKYLIGLGGIDHIMVGTDYPYDLGDWDAAKKVEQLDIPEADKMLMLEGNAKRLLKL